Proteins from a single region of Runella sp. SP2:
- a CDS encoding SusC/RagA family TonB-linked outer membrane protein — MRNFLSTLCLVGAMLTCLVSHAQDRVLKGKVLDKDGAPLPGTSIVIKGSDRGTSASSTGEFSLSAPPSATTLVFSFIGYKPQEMAIGAQTSFSITMLEDASILNEVVVTALGIAREKKALGYSVQEVSGKQMTQARTTNFVNALAGKVAGVQITGSNGAPGASSRILIRGTSSIGSNNQPLFVVDGVPIDNGNYGSGTGVDYGNGAASINPDDIENVSVLKGPSAAALYGSRGANGVILITTKSGKGAKGIGVSVNSNTAFDTPFRLPEWQNEYGQGNKGLFSFVDGTGKGVNDGVDESWGPKMDGRLLPQFDSPLDANGVRTATPFVPHPDNVTNFFNVGKTYTNNIAITGGNDKGDFRLSFTNLSQTGILPNTDYKRRTVSLNAGWNLTKKLSIRATGNYVVDGSDNRTNWGLYFIWFGRQVDIEKLKNYQAPNSVYQYNWNYNYWTNPYYVLNLSTKFNQRDRVYGNLAATYKFNDWLTLTGRSGTDVYIDRRKTKNAARIDNLNGAKQYDSYNEEQIFIRESNSDVLLSATRKFGDFDVSANVGANHRSNYYQRNYMGATELAIPRVWNLGNSRQAKVADNSFSEKAVNSVYAAANFGYRNYLFLDLTARNDWSSTLPANNRSYFYPSAALSAIVTDILGLNSPVLSFAKLRAGIARVGNDTDAYRLIQAYKYENPWGSTPSLSENNAMLNASLKPELTNSYEIGAEFKFWRNRVGLDVTYYNKQSSNQILDVNISQTTGFNSKLLNAGKIENKGIEVQLSATPVKVRDFQWDVAVNWARNQNKVIELADGLTTYTLGTVRGMTIEARVGQPYGTFFGQGFARDPSGNIIYDKSGYPTLNPTRRILGSFTPKWLGGLQNTFTYKSVSLSTLIDVKYGGDIFSQSVNIGRYTGVLAETVLGRETGIVGEGVVNTGTTTEPVYVPNTKNISSEEWHHKYYALTNNEMTIFDGSYVKLREVRLSYVLNNQLIKKLPVRDITVSVVGRNLWLIHSNVPHIDPETSFYNDGNLQGIENGQIPTTRSVGFNISFSL, encoded by the coding sequence ATGAGAAATTTTTTATCCACTCTCTGTTTAGTAGGTGCGATGCTGACATGCTTGGTCAGTCACGCACAAGACCGTGTGTTGAAAGGAAAAGTCCTTGACAAAGACGGTGCTCCCCTTCCTGGAACAAGTATCGTCATCAAAGGTTCTGACCGAGGTACTTCGGCCAGTTCTACGGGAGAGTTTAGCCTCTCTGCTCCTCCGAGTGCTACGACTTTAGTGTTTTCTTTTATTGGCTACAAGCCCCAAGAAATGGCTATCGGCGCGCAAACTTCGTTCAGTATTACAATGCTAGAAGATGCGTCCATTTTGAACGAAGTCGTTGTTACTGCCTTGGGGATTGCCCGTGAAAAGAAAGCCTTGGGCTATTCGGTCCAAGAAGTAAGTGGAAAACAAATGACACAAGCTCGGACCACCAACTTCGTCAATGCCTTGGCTGGTAAAGTGGCTGGGGTACAAATTACGGGTTCGAACGGTGCGCCAGGGGCTTCGTCGCGGATTTTGATTCGTGGAACAAGCTCAATTGGTAGCAACAACCAGCCCCTTTTTGTGGTTGACGGTGTGCCCATCGACAACGGTAACTACGGCTCAGGAACGGGCGTTGACTACGGAAACGGTGCCGCGTCGATTAACCCCGATGATATTGAAAACGTAAGCGTATTGAAAGGGCCAAGCGCGGCGGCTTTGTACGGTTCGCGCGGGGCTAATGGCGTTATTTTGATTACGACCAAAAGCGGAAAAGGCGCGAAAGGTATTGGCGTTTCGGTCAACTCTAACACCGCTTTTGATACGCCTTTCCGACTTCCTGAATGGCAAAATGAGTACGGTCAAGGAAACAAAGGCTTGTTTTCGTTTGTGGATGGAACGGGCAAAGGCGTCAACGACGGGGTGGACGAAAGCTGGGGGCCTAAAATGGACGGTCGCTTACTTCCACAGTTTGATTCGCCGCTGGATGCCAATGGCGTTCGTACGGCGACTCCGTTTGTGCCTCATCCTGATAATGTTACAAACTTTTTTAACGTTGGTAAAACCTACACCAACAATATCGCCATCACGGGCGGAAACGACAAAGGCGATTTCCGCCTTTCGTTTACCAATTTGAGCCAAACGGGAATTTTACCAAATACTGATTACAAACGCCGTACGGTTTCGTTGAATGCGGGTTGGAATTTGACCAAAAAATTGAGCATTCGTGCAACGGGTAATTACGTCGTGGATGGTAGTGATAATCGTACTAACTGGGGGCTTTACTTTATTTGGTTTGGCCGCCAAGTGGATATTGAAAAGCTGAAAAATTATCAAGCACCTAACAGTGTGTATCAGTACAACTGGAACTATAATTATTGGACAAACCCGTACTACGTGTTGAATTTGAGTACGAAGTTTAACCAACGCGACCGCGTATATGGAAACCTAGCTGCTACCTATAAATTTAACGACTGGTTGACATTGACAGGGCGTTCAGGAACCGATGTATATATTGACCGCCGCAAAACCAAAAATGCCGCCCGTATCGACAACCTCAACGGTGCAAAACAGTATGACAGCTACAACGAAGAGCAGATTTTTATTCGTGAATCGAACTCGGATGTATTGTTGAGCGCGACACGTAAGTTTGGTGATTTTGACGTGTCGGCCAACGTGGGTGCTAACCACCGTAGTAATTATTACCAACGGAATTACATGGGAGCGACCGAATTGGCCATTCCGCGCGTGTGGAACCTCGGGAACTCTCGCCAAGCAAAGGTGGCTGACAACTCATTCTCCGAAAAAGCAGTAAACAGTGTTTATGCGGCGGCTAACTTCGGTTATCGCAATTATCTTTTCTTGGATTTGACGGCACGAAACGACTGGTCGAGTACCTTGCCTGCCAACAACCGCTCGTATTTCTACCCATCGGCGGCATTGAGTGCCATTGTAACCGACATTTTGGGCCTAAACTCACCTGTATTATCATTTGCCAAATTACGCGCAGGGATTGCCCGCGTAGGGAACGACACCGATGCCTATCGTTTGATTCAAGCCTACAAGTACGAAAACCCTTGGGGCAGTACGCCTTCGTTGTCAGAAAACAACGCGATGTTGAACGCTTCCCTCAAACCAGAGTTGACAAACTCGTACGAAATTGGGGCTGAATTTAAGTTTTGGCGCAACCGCGTAGGTTTGGATGTAACGTACTACAACAAACAGTCGTCGAACCAGATTTTGGACGTTAATATCTCACAAACAACGGGTTTTAACTCAAAACTGTTGAATGCTGGGAAAATTGAGAACAAAGGAATTGAAGTACAACTCAGCGCCACACCTGTGAAGGTGCGTGATTTTCAGTGGGATGTGGCAGTCAACTGGGCGCGAAACCAAAACAAAGTAATCGAATTGGCAGATGGCCTAACAACCTACACTTTAGGAACCGTTCGCGGTATGACAATCGAAGCGCGTGTGGGACAGCCTTATGGTACGTTCTTCGGACAAGGTTTTGCCCGTGACCCGAGCGGTAACATCATTTACGACAAAAGTGGTTATCCAACCCTCAACCCAACTCGCCGTATCTTAGGAAGTTTCACACCAAAATGGTTAGGCGGTTTACAGAATACCTTTACGTACAAGAGTGTCTCGTTGAGTACCTTGATTGATGTGAAATACGGTGGTGATATTTTCTCGCAAAGTGTGAATATCGGTCGCTATACAGGTGTATTGGCCGAAACGGTATTAGGGCGTGAAACAGGAATCGTTGGCGAAGGCGTTGTGAACACAGGCACGACCACCGAACCTGTCTATGTGCCAAATACAAAGAATATTTCGTCGGAAGAGTGGCACCACAAATACTACGCATTGACCAACAACGAAATGACGATTTTTGATGGTAGCTATGTAAAACTTCGTGAAGTGAGATTGAGTTATGTGCTTAACAATCAGTTAATTAAAAAGCTGCCTGTGCGTGATATTACGGTATCGGTCGTAGGACGTAACCTCTGGTTGATTCACAGTAATGTGCCACACATCGATCCTGAAACCAGCTTCTACAACGATGGCAATTTGCAGGGAATCGAGAACGGTCAAATTCCAACAACCCGCTCGGTTGGTTTTAACATCAGTTTTAGCTTGTAA
- a CDS encoding mechanosensitive ion channel domain-containing protein, whose protein sequence is MPSFSEDTLNRVSMRGMFSQLNNTATISDCKTGKIVHVLPQKAYKDLMEAYQEVKQTGENRMYVEIQGYFNDNRSEKLIVEELRFYENTSVCPSVAKSYIARMKADFVEYGEMTVGWGIKLGIAALILILGFGLINFLDKPLKSFIDKRSTIDPSVKSFLKSLLFISLRITLIMIAGGFLGIRVTGIVALFSAATLAIGFALQGSLSNFAGGFIILLMKQFKVGEKITAQGYTGQVRDILMFNTVLDTGDGRRVMIPNGPLLNSTIINHTRAGYEKRVLKIFTTSDVDTEHLKAIILDQMGTLNDETLKLAPDVKVTDWNGDRLEITLSYQTPAALSGGVYEKVIQQMNNRLRAEGIKLYPSMTTT, encoded by the coding sequence TTGCCTTCTTTTTCTGAAGACACCCTGAACCGTGTCTCGATGCGAGGAATGTTCTCGCAACTTAATAACACGGCCACCATCAGCGACTGTAAAACGGGGAAAATTGTGCACGTTTTGCCCCAAAAAGCCTATAAAGACCTCATGGAGGCGTACCAAGAAGTGAAACAAACGGGTGAAAATAGAATGTACGTCGAAATACAAGGGTATTTTAATGACAATCGTTCTGAAAAACTCATTGTTGAAGAACTGCGTTTTTACGAAAATACCTCGGTTTGCCCTTCAGTTGCCAAATCTTACATTGCCCGTATGAAGGCTGACTTTGTCGAATATGGTGAAATGACCGTCGGTTGGGGGATTAAACTGGGTATTGCGGCGCTGATACTTATTTTGGGATTTGGGCTGATTAATTTTTTAGATAAACCGCTCAAGTCGTTTATTGACAAACGCAGTACCATCGATCCCTCCGTCAAGAGCTTTTTAAAGAGTTTGTTATTTATCAGCCTCCGAATTACGCTCATTATGATTGCGGGTGGTTTTTTAGGGATTCGGGTGACGGGGATTGTGGCCCTGTTTAGTGCGGCTACGTTGGCCATTGGTTTTGCCCTGCAGGGGAGTTTATCCAATTTTGCGGGAGGCTTTATCATCTTGTTGATGAAGCAATTTAAGGTGGGAGAAAAAATCACCGCCCAAGGCTACACGGGGCAAGTGCGTGATATTTTGATGTTTAATACCGTTTTGGATACGGGTGATGGCCGTCGGGTGATGATTCCTAACGGACCACTGCTCAACAGTACCATTATTAATCATACCCGAGCGGGATACGAAAAACGGGTACTGAAGATTTTTACCACTTCTGACGTAGATACGGAGCACCTAAAAGCCATTATTTTGGACCAAATGGGCACCCTTAACGATGAAACATTGAAGCTTGCCCCCGATGTAAAAGTAACCGATTGGAACGGCGACCGCCTCGAAATCACCTTGTCGTACCAAACACCTGCGGCACTGAGCGGAGGGGTTTATGAAAAGGTCATTCAACAAATGAACAACCGCCTGCGTGCAGAGGGAATCAAACTATATCCTTCCATGACTACGACCTAG
- a CDS encoding dipeptidase — protein sequence MKYLFRSTLSACLAAATFTVSAQDDAALLKKAKKIHDKAFTLDTHADTPMLLARGGFDITKDNDARTTNSKVDYPRMVRGGLDAIFFAVYLGQGPRTPEGHETAKKRALEIFDAVHTSLKNTSSMAALATTPEEAIKIGKTGKRAIFIGVENGYTIGHDLGMLQKFYDLGTRYMTLCHSSNNDICDSSTDPKGAEYQGLSPLGEQVVKEMNRLGMIIDVSHVSDSTFYDVVRLSKVPVVATHSGAKAICNHPRNLTDDMLKALAKNGGVVQLNLLSDYVKTIPPSAEREAAMKALYTKYNIKDRRGMMTLPEAEQQKARADFMELNKKYPVQLATVKDAIDHIDHMVKLIGIDHVGMGADFDGGGALADCFDVSQYENMTIELVRRGYSKKDIEKIWSGNFFRVMKAVEKGKTGEVSLK from the coding sequence ATGAAATACCTTTTCCGTTCCACCCTTTCTGCCTGTTTGGCGGCGGCGACTTTTACCGTTTCGGCACAAGATGACGCAGCTTTGCTAAAAAAAGCAAAAAAAATCCACGACAAAGCTTTTACGCTAGATACGCACGCCGACACGCCGATGCTGCTGGCCCGCGGAGGATTTGACATCACCAAAGACAACGACGCCCGCACGACCAACAGCAAAGTGGATTATCCACGCATGGTTCGTGGTGGCTTAGATGCCATCTTTTTTGCGGTGTATTTGGGGCAAGGTCCACGCACGCCCGAAGGCCACGAAACGGCTAAAAAACGGGCATTGGAGATTTTTGATGCGGTTCATACCTCGCTAAAAAATACGAGCTCAATGGCCGCCTTGGCTACAACGCCCGAAGAGGCCATTAAGATTGGTAAAACGGGTAAACGCGCGATTTTTATTGGGGTAGAAAACGGCTACACCATCGGTCACGACTTGGGTATGCTGCAAAAATTTTACGATTTGGGCACGCGTTATATGACGCTTTGTCATTCGAGCAACAACGACATCTGTGATTCGTCCACCGATCCAAAAGGGGCGGAATACCAAGGGTTGAGCCCGTTGGGTGAGCAAGTAGTGAAAGAAATGAACCGCTTAGGGATGATTATTGACGTATCGCACGTGTCAGACTCTACTTTTTACGATGTCGTTCGCCTGTCGAAAGTGCCCGTGGTAGCGACGCACTCAGGAGCTAAGGCTATTTGTAATCACCCTCGTAACCTCACCGACGATATGCTAAAAGCATTGGCTAAAAACGGCGGTGTTGTTCAACTCAACTTGTTGAGCGATTACGTTAAAACCATTCCTCCAAGTGCCGAAAGAGAAGCGGCGATGAAGGCATTATATACCAAATACAACATCAAAGATCGTCGTGGAATGATGACCTTGCCCGAAGCTGAACAACAAAAAGCCCGTGCCGATTTTATGGAGTTGAACAAAAAATACCCTGTTCAGTTGGCTACGGTCAAAGATGCCATTGATCACATCGACCACATGGTGAAGCTCATCGGTATCGACCACGTAGGAATGGGTGCCGACTTCGACGGTGGTGGCGCTTTGGCCGACTGCTTCGACGTAAGTCAATACGAAAACATGACCATCGAACTTGTGCGTCGCGGCTATTCAAAAAAAGACATTGAGAAAATTTGGAGCGGCAATTTCTTCCGCGTGATGAAAGCCGTAGAAAAAGGCAAAACGGGCGAAGTGAGCCTGAAATAA
- a CDS encoding head GIN domain-containing protein → MKKSLVIFLFALLASLQSCVFISEGTLTPLDPTSQTFNLRDFDQLEMGNAFDIHVRQSGQFSISVRGDRRDVQDLDVYVDRSGKLVMKYRNWRVRRYDMEVDITMPTLTEVDFSGATTSTIEGFTNGRTLDVELSGASKSVIDSDWDRVNVDLSGASNLTLLGQGLTIAGELSGASRLDAFDYPVDNVDLDLSGGSNARVLVGKTLRVNASGGSTLRYRGTPELRSNISGGSTVKPD, encoded by the coding sequence ATGAAAAAGTCATTAGTCATCTTTTTGTTTGCGCTTCTTGCCTCTCTCCAATCGTGTGTTTTTATTTCAGAAGGCACACTTACGCCCCTTGATCCTACGTCCCAAACTTTCAATCTCCGCGATTTTGACCAGCTCGAAATGGGCAATGCCTTTGACATCCACGTCCGCCAGTCGGGGCAGTTCAGCATTTCGGTGCGGGGCGACCGCCGCGACGTTCAAGATTTGGACGTGTATGTTGACCGCTCAGGTAAGTTGGTGATGAAATACCGAAACTGGCGCGTTCGCCGCTACGACATGGAAGTGGACATTACGATGCCTACCCTTACCGAAGTGGATTTCTCGGGAGCTACAACTTCTACCATCGAGGGTTTTACCAACGGCCGTACGCTCGACGTCGAACTATCGGGCGCCTCGAAGTCGGTGATTGATAGCGATTGGGACCGTGTTAATGTGGATTTGTCGGGTGCCTCTAATCTTACTTTGCTTGGGCAAGGGCTTACAATTGCGGGCGAGTTGTCAGGAGCTTCACGCTTGGATGCCTTCGACTATCCCGTTGATAACGTCGATTTAGATCTTTCGGGAGGAAGCAACGCCCGTGTATTGGTGGGCAAAACCTTGAGAGTCAACGCCAGCGGAGGAAGTACATTGCGCTACCGTGGCACGCCCGAATTGCGCTCCAATATTTCGGGTGGAAGCACCGTAAAGCCAGATTAA
- a CDS encoding SusD/RagB family nutrient-binding outer membrane lipoprotein, with translation MKRLFSSFRYKAALAAVMLSVSACTDKFDEMNTNPNAPATATADLFLPHGIQSAVDVYWGGSLGMDIGNLISQYWARIQYTDIDQYSISSSVYSDAWQTFHIEALADYQRIYKMGAEIKNPNYQAVAIIMRSWVFSLLTDIYGDIPYSKSLQGLEGELQPAYDTQKDVYAGLIKDLKTANDMIDATDRTKAIAGDILFANDLTKWKKFANSLSLRLLNRMLSKTDAAIDVKAEINRILSDPAKYPVIGSVSENIQLNYIDATNNNNPINQNRKTRDDHRISATLVTKLAALKDARLAVYADKPADGGDYKGVPNGLSNADANALGLSKTSKVGAFFVSATAPGVIMSYAELLFIKAEMAYKGITAAGDVATNYTNAITASHSQYKLTVGANYLAANALKSGTDGYKQIMEQKWIALFGQGIESWTEFRRTGIPELKPSVINVNGGVIPTRLPYPGSEESLNYTNFSAALKAQGGVNDMKLKLWFAK, from the coding sequence ATGAAAAGACTTTTTTCTTCTTTCCGATACAAAGCCGCTTTGGCGGCGGTGATGCTGAGTGTTTCGGCTTGCACCGACAAATTTGACGAAATGAATACCAATCCCAACGCTCCTGCCACGGCAACGGCCGACCTGTTTTTGCCGCACGGCATTCAGAGTGCAGTAGATGTTTATTGGGGTGGTTCGTTGGGAATGGACATTGGTAACTTGATTTCGCAGTATTGGGCTCGCATCCAATACACCGACATTGACCAGTATTCTATCTCAAGCAGTGTGTATAGTGATGCTTGGCAGACATTCCACATCGAGGCCCTGGCCGACTACCAACGTATTTATAAGATGGGAGCGGAGATTAAAAACCCTAATTACCAAGCTGTGGCCATCATTATGCGTTCTTGGGTGTTTTCATTATTGACGGATATTTACGGAGATATTCCATATTCTAAGTCGCTTCAAGGGCTGGAAGGTGAGTTGCAACCTGCGTACGACACCCAAAAAGACGTGTACGCGGGTTTAATCAAAGACCTCAAAACGGCTAACGACATGATTGATGCAACTGACAGAACCAAGGCGATTGCGGGTGATATTTTGTTTGCCAATGATCTTACCAAATGGAAAAAATTTGCCAATTCCTTGAGCCTTCGCTTGTTGAATCGGATGTTGAGCAAAACCGACGCAGCCATTGATGTAAAGGCGGAAATCAACCGAATTTTGAGCGACCCTGCTAAGTACCCAGTAATTGGCTCAGTGTCGGAGAATATTCAGTTAAATTACATCGACGCAACAAACAACAACAACCCGATTAACCAAAACCGCAAAACGCGCGACGACCACCGCATAAGTGCTACATTGGTGACAAAATTGGCGGCCTTGAAAGATGCGCGCTTGGCGGTGTATGCCGACAAACCTGCCGATGGAGGAGATTATAAAGGCGTACCAAACGGGCTGTCGAATGCCGATGCCAATGCATTAGGCTTATCGAAAACGTCGAAAGTTGGAGCGTTTTTTGTGAGCGCGACAGCACCAGGCGTAATCATGTCTTATGCAGAATTGTTGTTTATCAAAGCCGAAATGGCCTACAAAGGTATCACAGCTGCGGGCGACGTGGCTACTAACTATACCAATGCCATTACGGCTTCGCATAGCCAATATAAACTTACCGTGGGGGCTAACTACTTAGCCGCCAACGCGCTTAAATCAGGAACTGATGGTTACAAACAAATCATGGAACAAAAATGGATTGCGTTGTTTGGTCAAGGAATAGAGTCATGGACAGAGTTTCGTCGTACGGGCATTCCTGAATTAAAGCCATCAGTAATCAACGTAAACGGTGGCGTTATTCCAACGCGTTTGCCCTATCCAGGTTCGGAAGAATCGCTGAATTATACCAATTTTAGTGCGGCGTTGAAAGCTCAGGGAGGCGTCAACGACATGAAGCTGAAACTTTGGTTTGCCAAGTAA